Genomic segment of Deltaproteobacteria bacterium:
GATTTTAAAGCGTTACTTGAAGACCCAGAACATATTGAGCAGAACTTAATGCATTACCTTGATCGTTTTACGGAATGGAGTTATTGTCAAATGTTGTGGATTCATCCAGCGTACCCTTCTTTTCCATCCCTTAAACAACCTTTAATAATTCTCCATTTATAAATCTCTTACCTTCCATAATAAGATGAATAAGATTATATCTTTTTATCCTGTGCCATCTCTTTTCTGCCTCTTTTATAAGTTTAAATACCATGGTAAGTGTTGCTATTCTGGAACCACAGCCCTTTGTTCTTTTTGTTCTCAACCTTACTGTAGCAAATGTTGATTCTATAGGATTGGTTGTTCTTATATGTATCCAGTGAGGTGCAGGAAAATCATAGAATGTAAACAAAACATCCTTGTCTTTTCTTAAACATTCTACAGCTTTAGGATATTTATCTCCATACAATTTGATAAATTCATGGTATGCCTTTAATGCTTTTTCCTTGCTCTCCGCCATATACATATCTTTAATCCTGCTCTTTACCTTTGATTGCATACTCTTGGGTAGTTTCTCTAATATATTCTGGGTTTTATGTACCCAGCATCTCTGCTCTTTTGTTTCCGGGAATACTTCCCTTAAGGCTGCCCAGAAGCCCAGACCGCCATCACCTACGGCAAG
This window contains:
- a CDS encoding transposase — encoded protein: LAVGDGGLGFWAALREVFPETKEQRCWVHKTQNILEKLPKSMQSKVKSRIKDMYMAESKEKALKAYHEFIKLYGDKYPKAVECLRKDKDVLFTFYDFPAPHWIHIRTTNPIESTFATVRLRTKRTKGCGSRIATLTMVFKLIKEAEKRWHRIKRYNLIHLIMEGKRFINGELLKVV